ggacaagaggcgggttatgaacgatacactctgccaggatttgctggccatttttgAGTGggatcgaatgaatcgagtagattttaatgcccagaagactcagtgctgctgacttattacgatcatctttgtctatcaacggtgtagatgttgagcgatcagaagctcttgatgttctggacaTGTAAGaaacaaagtgatgtccgttgggctaaacatatattcgaagtgtcgaaagaagcattcgagtgtttaggcttccttaaacggtgtaagaattacttcacttcgtctgatcttcttaatatctacaccactttcataaggccgaaaatggagtacaactcacatgtatgggctggagcttcaaaatcatccctggagctactggaccgtgtacagaggagagcgatggcgttaattggggacagtggggtatccaactctattgcctcccttcatcatcgtcacaatgtgggttgtttggcgctgttctatcggtactttcatggtgtgtgttcatctGATATTCGCCTTCtcattcctgatgtaaggatgtatgtcagggatactagacattccaggaactcacacccgtttgtaattgattggcctgcagtccgcacaatgcattatagagagaattcttatttcgcccgaaccgttcgtatgtggaatcgacttccggctaatgtttttcccacccactttgacatccaaagattttccatggtagagggtatttaAAAGTCGACCCAGCCGAACTGAGATCAATTTTACTTGAGTCAATACTCAACTCTTTTTCCATGGATGTTTCATGGTCAAGTTCATTGGCTCTATAGAAAGTTCAATGAGATAAAGAGTGTTTGGTTTCTactggttaaaaaaaataattcaaccTCCCCACCAAATCACCGGGGCAGCTATGGCAAATTGTTGACcaaactttgatgaaatttttttccgcTCTTACTTTATTGTGGTGAAGAATGACGAAGTCGTTATGTAGCTAAATATGTTGTGGTCAAGTATACACGCAATCATTCAATGGATATTCATATGGATGACTTAAAAAAGCTTTTCAAAATGAAATTCTAAAGCGTTTATTTCAATGTTTAACCCTCTCCTTCGTTAGTTGTGCTACTGCTGCAGTTCGGTAAAGTTGTGTGGAAGATTTTTGCGTGTGTTTTTTTAACCGGTTTACCATTGTCATGATGATTACCGCAATATTAGTGGCTTCTCTGTTGGCCCTTCTGGGGTACGGCTTGAATTTGTTGAGGAAAAATTTATCATATTGGCGCGAACTAAATGTGGCTTGTGATCGACCCCATTGGATGGTGGGCAACTTGCAGGGAGCCGTTACGGACCGAGCCTTCTCTGACATATGGCAAAGCTACTATGACAAGTATAAGGACACAGGACCATTTGCCGGTTTCTATTGGTTCACCAAGCCCGGGGTGTTTGTATTGGATCCAAATCTTATAAAGAATATACTGATCAAGGATTTCACAAAGTTTCATGATCGTGGAATGTATTGCAATGAAGAGGATGATCCTTTCACCGGggcccttttcaatttggaggGACCCAAATGGCGAAACATGCGCAACAAAGTGTCGCCCACCTTTACCTCATCACGCATGAAAATCATGTATCCTTTGGTCATGAAGGAGGGCCAAGAACTTATTGAGGTAATGGCAAGCACCATTGCTGAAAATCCTACAATGGAGATGAGAGACATTATATCGCGCTTCACCACCGATGTCATTGGCAGTTGTGCCTTTGGCATTGAAACCAATAGTTTGCGCAAGCctgatgccaaatttcggaataTGTGTCGCCGGGGTTTGGTCGAACAGCGTTTGGGAGTGGCCTTGCGTTTTAGTTTTCCCAAACtggctaaatttttgcacatgAAACAAACACTGCCCGATGTGGAGGAATATTTTATGGACGTAGTCAAGAAGACGGTGGATTTGCGTGAACAAACCCAAGTGCGAAGAAATGATTTCATAGACATGTTGATAgatttaaaaaacaacaaattaatgAAATCCGAAACGGGAGAGGAGATGACAAATTTGACATCTGGTCAATTGGCGGCTCAAGTCTTTCAATTTCTGTTGGCTGGATTTGAGACCTCATCCACGACAATGGCTTTTGCCTTATATGAGTTGGCCCAAAATCAGGATGTGCAACAAAGAGCTAGAGAGGAAATTATCAGTGTTTTGGAAAGACATAATCAAGAATTCAGCTATGAGTGTATGAAAGATATGGTCTATGTGGATCAGATAATGCAAGGTAAGAAATTGCTTGGTGGGCGGGGAAGGTGATATAAATGAAAATCTGGTTAAGAAAAAGAAATTACCGAAGAGACCGGAATATGAGGATTATTCAAGGAAAATTGCgttttaaaaatgttataaaatcaatatgggacttaagatTAACTAAACCAAAGTGAagaaaaatttcagggaaatgttttccaaagacaaactatcaataaaaacaagtaaaagcgcgcaaaattcggccgggccgaatcttgtataccctccaccatgaatcgcatttgtcgagttcttttcccggcatctcttcttaggcaaaaaaagtgtaaaagaaaagatttgctctgctattagagcgataacaagatatggtccggttcggaccataattaaattgtatattggagacctgtgtaaaatttcagccaattcgaatatgaattgcgccctttgggggcccaagaagtaaaatagagagatcgatttatatgggagctgtatcgggctatagaccgattcagaccataatgaacacgtatgttgatggtcatgagagaatccgtcgtagaaaatttaaggcaaatcggataataattgcgacctctagaggctcaagaagtaaaaatcccggatcggtttatatgacagctatatcaggttatgaaccgatttgaattattcctagcatagttgttgaaagtaagaataaaatacgtcgtgcaaaatttcagccaaatcggataagaattgcgccctctagaagctcaagaagtcaagtccccagatcggtttagatgacagctatacaaggttatagaacgatttaaaccatacttggcacagttgttgcaaaatttcattccaatcggataacaattgcgccctctagaggctaaataagTTAaaacccaagaacggtttataaggcagctatatcaggttattgaccgatttgaaccatacttaagttgttggaggtcttagcgaaacacgtcgtgcaaaatttcattccaatcggataagaattgggccctctagaggctcaagaagtcaagacccaagatcggtttatatggctgatatgccaggttattgaccgatttgaaccatacttagtgcagttgttggaggtcatagcgaaacacgtcgtgcaaaatttcattccaatcggataagaattgcgcccactagaggctcaagaaatcaaaacccaagatcggtttatatggcagctatatcaggttatcatccgatttaaaccatacttgacacggttgtgggatatcgtaacaaaacacgtcgtgcaaaatttcattccaatcggataagaattgcgccctctagaggctcaagaagtcaagacccaagatcggtttatatggcagctatatcatgttatcaaccgatttaaaccatacttggtgcagttattggatgtcataagaaaacacgtcgtgctaaatttcattccaatcggataagaattgcaccctctagaggctcaagaagtcaagacccaagatcggtttatatggcagctatatcaggttatcatccgatttgaaccatacttagcacagtcgttggaggtcatagcgaaacacgtcgtgctaagtttcattccaatcggataagaattgcgccctctagaggctcaagaagtcaagacccaagatcggtttatatgtcagctatatcaagttatcattccatttaaaccatactttgtgcagttattggatgtcataagaaaacacgtcgtgcaaaattttattccgatcggataagaattgcgccctctagaagctcaagaagtcaagacccaagatcggtttatatggcagctatatcaaaacatggaccgatctggcccattaACATTTCGACGAtattcaagagaagcaatagagttggataccttactgtccccaatcaacagtatcgctctccgttgaacccggtcaagtagctcccaggatgattttggagcccctgtccatatatgagagtaattttccatcctcggcctgatgtaggtagtatagatattgagaaggtcagaagaggtgaaatatttcttgcaccgcttcagaaagcccaaaaacttgaatgcttctttcgacccTTCGAAtatgtgttttgaccaacggacatcccATTGTATATTCatacccagaacatcaagagtatctgactgttcaatatctataccgtcgatagatatggacgattgaagtg
The genomic region above belongs to Stomoxys calcitrans chromosome 5, idStoCalc2.1, whole genome shotgun sequence and contains:
- the LOC106090415 gene encoding probable cytochrome P450 6a21 isoform X2; the protein is MMITAILVASLLALLGYGLNLLRKNLSYWRELNVACDRPHWMVGNLQGAVTDRAFSDIWQSYYDKYKDTGPFAGFYWFTKPGVFVLDPNLIKNILIKDFTKFHDRGMYCNEEDDPFTGALFNLEGPKWRNMRNKVSPTFTSSRMKIMYPLVMKEGQELIEVMASTIAENPTMEMRDIISRFTTDVIGSCAFGIETNSLRKPDAKFRNMCRRGLVEQRLGVALRFSFPKLAKFLHMKQTLPDVEEYFMDVVKKTVDLREQTQVRRNDFIDMLIDLKNNKLMKSETGEEMTNLTSGQLAAQVFQFLLAGFETSSTTMAFALYELAQNQDVQQRAREEIISVLERHNQEFSYECMKDMVYVDQIMQETLRLYSSLSVLNRSALEDYVVPGNPKYVIKKGMPVLIPAAAIHRDERYYPQPNVFNPDNFSPEMVKERDSILYLPFGEGPRNCVGMRFGKMQVIIGLALMLKNFKFSVCDKTTIPMVYDKRSFLTCPAEGIYLRVEKV